Proteins co-encoded in one Pseudomonas fluorescens genomic window:
- a CDS encoding glycine cleavage system protein R, with protein MSTPTVREQFLVISALGANPMELTNVLCRASHENRCAVVTSRLTRHGECSALILEISGSWDALARLEGSLPGLAKKHAFTVNVVRSAALENRPQALPYVAYVSSAYRPDIINELCQFFMDHNVELENLTCDTYQAPQTGGTMLNATFTVTLPAGTQISWLRDQFLDFADAMNLDALIEPWRPQNPM; from the coding sequence ATGTCCACCCCCACAGTTCGCGAACAATTCCTTGTCATCAGTGCGCTCGGCGCCAATCCAATGGAGCTGACCAACGTCCTGTGCCGCGCCAGCCATGAAAACCGCTGCGCGGTCGTCACCTCGCGCCTGACCCGTCACGGCGAGTGCAGCGCGCTGATCCTCGAGATCTCCGGCAGCTGGGACGCCCTGGCGCGCCTGGAAGGCAGTCTGCCAGGCCTGGCCAAGAAGCATGCGTTCACCGTTAACGTCGTGCGCAGCGCGGCCCTGGAAAACCGCCCTCAGGCCTTGCCGTACGTGGCTTACGTGTCCTCTGCCTATCGCCCGGACATCATCAACGAGCTGTGCCAGTTCTTCATGGACCACAACGTCGAGCTGGAAAACCTGACCTGCGACACCTATCAGGCGCCGCAGACCGGCGGCACCATGCTCAACGCCACGTTCACCGTGACCCTGCCGGCCGGCACCCAGATCAGCTGGCTGCGCGACCAGTTCCTGGACTTCGCCGATGCCATGAACCTGGACGCGCTGATCGAACCGTGGCGCCCACAGAACCCAATGTAA
- a CDS encoding M48 family metalloprotease, with protein sequence MTFLRPTLLTLACLLASPGFADDLPSLGDASSAIVSPQQEYQLGRAWLALLRSQVSQLNDPQLKDYVESSVYKLVETSQVSDRRLEFILINSSQLNAFAAPGGIVGVNGGLFLNAQTEGEYASVLAHELAHLSQRHFARGVEASQRMQVPMMAALLAGIVIAAAGAGDAGIATIAGTQAAAIQSQRTFSRQNEQEADRIGILNLEKAGYDPRSMPTMFERLMRQYRYDAKPPEFLLTHPVTESRIADTRNRAEQAKPGGIEDSMRYQLIRARVQLIYEETPGMGAKRFRAQLDDNPNNDVARYGLAIAQIKGGQLNEARENLKQLLSKSPNEIIYNLAQIDLDITNNKLADAQSRVDRMLTQYPGNYPLNQVRVDLLLKQNRTADAEKALEGLLKSRPDDPDVWYQVAETRGLAGNIIGLHQARAEYFALVGDYRQAIQQLDFAKRKAGSNFPLSSRIDARQRELMEQERMVKDMMG encoded by the coding sequence ATGACATTTCTGCGCCCTACCCTGCTGACGCTCGCTTGCCTGCTCGCCTCACCGGGCTTCGCCGACGACCTGCCGTCACTCGGTGACGCCAGCTCTGCCATCGTCTCTCCACAGCAGGAATACCAACTGGGTCGCGCCTGGCTGGCATTGCTGCGCAGCCAGGTTTCGCAGCTCAATGATCCTCAGCTCAAGGATTACGTCGAGTCGAGCGTCTATAAACTGGTGGAAACCAGCCAGGTCAGCGACCGACGCCTGGAATTCATTCTGATCAACAGTTCGCAACTCAACGCTTTCGCAGCACCGGGCGGGATTGTCGGGGTCAACGGTGGACTATTCCTCAATGCCCAGACCGAAGGTGAATATGCCTCGGTACTGGCCCACGAACTGGCTCACTTGTCCCAGCGCCACTTTGCCCGGGGCGTCGAGGCCTCCCAACGGATGCAGGTGCCGATGATGGCCGCTCTGCTGGCCGGTATCGTGATTGCCGCTGCCGGAGCCGGCGATGCCGGGATCGCGACCATCGCCGGTACCCAGGCGGCAGCCATTCAGTCGCAGCGGACCTTCTCGCGTCAGAACGAGCAGGAGGCCGACCGAATCGGCATTCTCAACCTGGAAAAGGCCGGTTACGACCCACGTTCGATGCCAACCATGTTCGAACGCTTGATGCGCCAGTATCGCTACGACGCCAAGCCACCCGAGTTCCTGTTGACTCACCCGGTAACCGAATCCCGCATCGCCGACACCCGCAACCGCGCAGAGCAGGCCAAGCCCGGCGGTATCGAGGACAGCATGCGCTATCAGTTGATCCGCGCCCGGGTACAGTTGATCTATGAAGAAACCCCCGGGATGGGCGCCAAGCGCTTCCGGGCGCAACTGGACGATAATCCGAACAACGATGTGGCTCGTTACGGCCTGGCGATCGCCCAGATCAAGGGTGGTCAGTTGAACGAAGCCCGAGAGAATCTCAAGCAGCTGCTGAGCAAATCGCCGAACGAGATCATCTACAACCTGGCGCAGATCGATCTGGATATCACCAACAACAAGCTGGCCGATGCGCAATCGCGGGTAGACCGCATGCTGACCCAGTATCCCGGCAACTACCCGCTGAATCAGGTTCGGGTCGATCTGCTATTGAAGCAGAACCGTACTGCCGATGCGGAAAAAGCCCTGGAAGGCTTGTTGAAGTCGCGCCCGGACGATCCCGACGTCTGGTATCAGGTGGCGGAAACCCGTGGCTTGGCCGGCAACATCATTGGTTTGCATCAGGCCCGCGCGGAGTACTTCGCACTGGTGGGCGATTATCGTCAGGCTATCCAGCAACTGGATTTCGCCAAGCGCAAGGCTGGCAGCAACTTCCCGCTCTCCTCGCGTATCGATGCCCGCCAGCGTGAGCTGATGGAGCAGGAGCGTATGGTGAAGGACATGATGGGATAA
- the nadB gene encoding L-aspartate oxidase, with protein MSQQFQHDVLVIGSGAAGLSLALTLPGHLRIAVLSKGDLANGSTYWAQGGVAAVLDDTDTVESHVDDTLNAGGGLCHEDAVRFTVEHSKEAIQWLIDQGVPFTRDEQSGTEDGGFEFHLTREGGHSHRRIIHAADATGAAIFTTLLAQARQRSNIELLEQRVAVDLITERRLGLDGDRCLGAYVLNRKTGEVDTYGARFVILASGGAAKVYLYTSNPDGACGDGIAMAWRSGCRVANLEFNQFHPTCLYHPQAKSFLITEALRGEGAHLKLPNGERFMQRFDPRAELAPRDIVARAIDHEMKRLGVDCVYLDISHKPEAFIKTHFPTVYERCLGFGIDITKQPIPVVPAAHYTCGGVMVDQQGRTDVPGLYAIGETSFTGLHGANRMASNSLLECFVYARSAATDILEQLSDVAIPRALPAWDASQVTDSDEDVIIAHNWDELRRFMWDYVGIVRTNKRLQRAQHRVRLLLDEIDEFYSNYKVSRDLIELRNLAQVAELMIRSAMERKESRGLHYTLDYPDLLPEALDTILVPPTYAG; from the coding sequence ATGAGCCAACAGTTTCAACACGATGTCCTGGTAATTGGCAGCGGCGCTGCCGGTTTGAGTCTCGCGCTGACCCTGCCCGGTCACTTGCGCATCGCGGTACTGAGCAAAGGCGATCTCGCCAACGGTTCGACCTATTGGGCCCAGGGTGGCGTCGCGGCCGTGCTTGACGACACCGACACCGTCGAATCCCACGTCGACGACACGCTCAATGCCGGTGGCGGTTTGTGCCATGAAGATGCGGTACGTTTCACTGTCGAGCACAGCAAGGAAGCGATCCAGTGGCTGATCGACCAAGGCGTGCCGTTCACCCGTGATGAACAATCCGGGACTGAAGACGGCGGATTCGAATTCCATCTCACCCGCGAAGGCGGCCACAGCCATCGCCGCATCATCCATGCCGCCGATGCCACCGGCGCCGCGATTTTCACAACCTTGCTGGCCCAGGCCAGACAGCGTTCGAACATCGAACTGCTGGAGCAGCGAGTCGCGGTGGACCTGATCACCGAGCGCCGCCTCGGGCTGGACGGCGACCGCTGCCTCGGCGCCTACGTGCTCAATCGCAAGACCGGCGAAGTCGATACCTACGGCGCTCGATTCGTGATTCTGGCTTCCGGCGGTGCCGCCAAGGTCTACCTCTATACCAGCAACCCTGACGGCGCCTGCGGTGATGGCATCGCCATGGCCTGGCGCTCGGGTTGCCGCGTGGCGAACCTGGAATTCAATCAGTTCCACCCCACTTGCCTGTATCACCCGCAGGCCAAGAGTTTCCTGATCACCGAAGCCCTGCGCGGGGAAGGCGCACATTTGAAGCTGCCGAACGGCGAACGCTTCATGCAGCGCTTCGACCCACGCGCCGAACTGGCGCCACGGGACATCGTCGCTCGCGCCATCGACCATGAAATGAAGCGTCTGGGTGTCGACTGCGTCTACCTCGACATCAGCCACAAACCCGAAGCATTCATCAAAACGCACTTCCCGACGGTTTACGAGCGCTGCCTCGGATTCGGCATCGATATCACCAAGCAACCGATCCCGGTCGTGCCGGCGGCTCACTACACCTGCGGCGGCGTTATGGTTGACCAGCAAGGCCGCACCGACGTGCCTGGTCTGTACGCCATCGGCGAAACCAGCTTCACCGGCCTGCACGGTGCCAATCGCATGGCCAGCAACTCACTGCTGGAGTGCTTCGTATATGCCCGCTCTGCCGCCACGGACATTCTCGAGCAATTGTCCGACGTCGCCATCCCGCGCGCCCTGCCCGCCTGGGATGCGAGCCAGGTGACCGATTCCGACGAAGACGTGATCATCGCGCACAACTGGGACGAGTTGCGGCGCTTCATGTGGGACTACGTCGGTATCGTGCGCACCAACAAACGCCTGCAGCGCGCACAGCACCGCGTGCGTCTGCTGCTGGACGAGATCGACGAGTTCTACAGCAACTATAAAGTCAGCCGCGACCTGATCGAATTGCGCAACCTGGCGCAAGTGGCGGAACTGATGATCCGCTCGGCCATGGAGCGCAAGGAAAGTCGTGGCCTGCATTACACCCTCGACTACCCGGACCTGCTGCCCGAAGCCCTCGATACTATTCTGGTGCCGCCCACCTACGCCGGCTGA
- a CDS encoding peroxiredoxin: MAVAIDQPVADFEAPATSGQTVSLSALKGKQVVIYFYPKDSTPGCTTEGQGFRDQYAAFKDANTEIFGISRDSLKSHENFKCKQEFPFELISDKDEAVCQLFDVIKLKKLYGKEYMGVDRSTFLIDKDGVLRQEWRGVKVPGHVDAVLAAAQALNKA; this comes from the coding sequence ATGGCCGTAGCTATCGATCAACCGGTTGCCGACTTCGAAGCACCCGCCACCAGCGGGCAGACCGTCAGCCTTTCAGCCCTCAAGGGCAAGCAAGTGGTGATCTACTTCTACCCGAAGGACAGCACCCCGGGCTGCACCACAGAAGGCCAGGGCTTTCGTGATCAGTACGCGGCGTTCAAGGATGCCAACACGGAAATCTTCGGCATCTCCCGCGACAGCCTGAAGTCCCACGAGAACTTCAAGTGCAAGCAGGAGTTTCCGTTCGAGTTGATCAGCGACAAGGACGAGGCCGTCTGCCAACTGTTCGACGTGATCAAGCTGAAAAAACTCTACGGCAAGGAATATATGGGCGTGGATCGCAGCACGTTCCTGATCGACAAGGATGGCGTTCTGCGCCAGGAATGGCGCGGCGTGAAAGTGCCGGGCCATGTTGATGCTGTGCTGGCCGCTGCTCAGGCACTGAACAAGGCCTGA
- a CDS encoding succinate dehydrogenase assembly factor 2 translates to MVEQVELNRLFWHSRRGMLELDVLLVPFVKEVYSNLNEVDRALYVRLLECEDQDMFGWFMERSESEDPELQRMVRMILDRVQPK, encoded by the coding sequence ATGGTCGAACAAGTTGAACTGAATCGCCTCTTTTGGCACAGCCGCCGCGGCATGCTCGAGCTTGACGTGTTGCTGGTGCCGTTTGTGAAAGAGGTCTACTCGAATCTGAACGAGGTGGATCGCGCGCTGTATGTCCGCCTGCTGGAATGCGAGGATCAGGACATGTTCGGCTGGTTCATGGAGCGCAGCGAGTCTGAAGATCCTGAGCTGCAGCGCATGGTTCGCATGATTCTGGATCGTGTCCAGCCCAAGTAA
- a CDS encoding sulfurtransferase TusA family protein, which produces MTDAVAHDCELDASGLNCPLPLLKAKMELNKLPSGAVLKVIATDAGSQRDFRTFAKLAGHTLLREEDEAGVYRYWLKKA; this is translated from the coding sequence ATGACCGACGCTGTAGCCCACGACTGTGAACTGGACGCCAGTGGCCTGAATTGTCCGTTGCCGTTGCTCAAGGCCAAGATGGAGCTGAACAAGCTGCCCAGTGGCGCGGTACTCAAGGTGATTGCCACGGATGCAGGCTCGCAGCGCGACTTTCGCACCTTTGCCAAACTGGCCGGTCATACGCTGCTGCGTGAAGAAGACGAGGCGGGCGTCTACCGTTACTGGTTGAAAAAAGCCTGA
- a CDS encoding MucB/RseB C-terminal domain-containing protein, with protein sequence MRAIPLLSLLLSGWFIVPAHADEAQDWLTRLGQAEQQQSFHGTFVYERNGSFSTHSIWHRVQNGQVRERLLQLDGSAQEVVRIDGHTQCVSGTLIAGLGDSPNSAARPLDPQKLKNWYELAVIGKSRVAGRDAVIVSLTPRDQYRYGFELHLDRETGLPLKSLLLNDKGQLLERFQFTRLDTAEVPSDKDLQAASDCKPVNLDSDKASAVKTAQVWRSDWLPPGFELTSSSSHKDPDTKTQVNSLLYDDGLARFSVFLEPLNGAVVTDTRTQLGPTVAVSRRLTTPQGEMMVTVVGEIPIGTAERIALSIRNDGAATSKQ encoded by the coding sequence ATGCGCGCCATACCTCTACTTTCGCTTCTGCTCAGTGGCTGGTTCATTGTTCCAGCCCACGCCGATGAGGCCCAGGATTGGCTGACCCGCCTGGGCCAGGCCGAGCAGCAGCAAAGCTTTCACGGCACATTCGTTTACGAGCGTAACGGTAGCTTCTCTACTCACAGCATCTGGCATCGTGTCCAGAACGGGCAGGTTCGCGAGCGGTTGCTCCAGCTTGACGGTTCGGCGCAGGAAGTCGTGCGCATTGATGGCCATACTCAATGTGTCAGCGGTACCCTGATTGCGGGGCTGGGAGATTCTCCAAACTCTGCCGCTCGTCCTCTCGATCCTCAGAAGCTGAAGAATTGGTATGAGCTTGCCGTGATCGGCAAGTCGCGTGTGGCCGGGCGTGACGCGGTCATCGTATCGCTGACGCCACGAGATCAGTATCGCTACGGATTCGAACTGCACCTGGACAGGGAAACGGGGTTGCCACTCAAGTCGTTGCTGCTCAACGACAAGGGGCAGTTACTTGAACGGTTCCAGTTCACACGACTGGATACTGCCGAGGTTCCATCCGACAAGGATCTTCAGGCCGCCTCCGACTGCAAGCCTGTCAACCTCGACAGTGACAAGGCTTCTGCCGTCAAGACCGCACAGGTCTGGCGATCTGACTGGTTGCCACCTGGTTTCGAACTCACCAGCAGTTCTTCGCACAAAGATCCGGACACCAAAACCCAGGTCAACAGCTTGCTGTATGACGATGGTCTGGCGCGTTTCTCGGTCTTTCTGGAACCGCTGAACGGTGCCGTGGTCACGGATACCCGGACTCAGCTGGGTCCTACGGTTGCCGTATCTCGCCGTCTGACGACGCCACAGGGTGAGATGATGGTGACGGTGGTCGGCGAAATTCCAATCGGTACTGCCGAGCGGATTGCCTTGTCGATACGCAATGATGGCGCTGCAACCAGCAAGCAGTGA
- a CDS encoding AI-2E family transporter: protein MFKVLRDWIQRYFSDEEAVVLAVLLFLAFTAVLTLGGMLAPVLAGMVLAYLMQGLVVTLERLRIPGGAAVGLVFALFMGVLLLFIIVVLPLLWHQLITLFNELPGMLAKWQSLLLLLPERYPHLVSDEQVLQAIEAARGEIGKFGQWALTFSLSSLPLLVNIMIYLVLVPILVFFFLKDRVMIGEWVRGYLPRERALITRVAEEMNRQIANYIRGKVIEIVICGGVTYIAFVALGLNYAALLALLVGVSVVVPYVGAVVVTVPVMLIALFQWGWSDQFIYLMAVYGIIQTLDGNVLVPLLFSEAVNLHPVAIICAVLLFGGLWGFWGVFFAIPLATLFKAVLDAWPRKEPAVAPLL, encoded by the coding sequence ATGTTCAAAGTGTTACGCGACTGGATTCAGCGCTATTTCTCCGATGAAGAGGCCGTGGTGCTGGCGGTGCTGTTGTTCCTCGCCTTTACCGCGGTGCTTACCCTGGGTGGAATGCTTGCGCCTGTGCTGGCCGGGATGGTGCTGGCGTATCTGATGCAAGGGCTGGTGGTTACCCTCGAGCGCCTGCGGATACCCGGTGGGGCGGCGGTCGGCCTGGTATTTGCGCTGTTCATGGGCGTGCTGCTGTTGTTCATCATCGTGGTGCTGCCGCTGCTCTGGCATCAATTGATCACGCTGTTCAACGAGTTGCCGGGCATGCTCGCCAAGTGGCAATCGTTGCTGTTACTGCTGCCGGAGCGCTATCCGCATCTGGTCTCCGACGAGCAGGTGTTGCAAGCCATCGAGGCGGCGCGCGGCGAAATCGGGAAGTTCGGGCAGTGGGCGCTGACGTTCTCGTTATCCAGCCTGCCTCTGCTGGTGAACATCATGATCTACCTGGTCCTGGTACCGATCCTGGTGTTTTTCTTCCTGAAAGACCGGGTGATGATCGGCGAATGGGTACGTGGTTATCTGCCGCGTGAGCGAGCGCTGATTACCCGGGTTGCCGAGGAAATGAACCGACAGATCGCCAACTACATTCGCGGCAAGGTCATCGAGATCGTGATCTGCGGCGGGGTGACCTACATCGCCTTCGTCGCCCTCGGGCTGAACTACGCGGCGCTGCTGGCGTTGCTCGTAGGGGTGTCGGTGGTGGTGCCGTATGTCGGGGCAGTCGTGGTGACGGTGCCGGTCATGCTGATTGCGTTGTTCCAGTGGGGCTGGAGCGATCAGTTCATCTATCTGATGGCAGTCTACGGGATCATCCAGACGCTGGATGGCAATGTGCTGGTGCCGTTGCTGTTTTCCGAAGCGGTCAATCTGCACCCGGTGGCGATCATCTGCGCGGTGCTGTTGTTCGGCGGGTTGTGGGGCTTCTGGGGGGTGTTCTTCGCGATTCCGCTGGCGACGCTGTTCAAGGCTGTGCTTGATGCGTGGCCGCGCAAAGAGCCGGCTGTAGCTCCGCTACTTTAA
- a CDS encoding protein YgfX, whose translation MSSPSNTFECRWHASRQLLAAYLLAQALALCALFLLVLPFWASLLGAVACLIHAVWVLPRQILLSHPKAFCRLRRDADGWQLWNQADGWQAVQLRPDSLALPLIVVLRFRLRGERWVRSICVPRDAQAADLHRRLRVRLKFSRRRWAAPE comes from the coding sequence GTGTCCAGCCCAAGTAATACGTTTGAATGCCGCTGGCATGCCTCACGGCAGTTGCTGGCGGCGTATCTCCTGGCCCAGGCGTTGGCCCTGTGCGCTCTGTTTCTGCTTGTCCTGCCTTTCTGGGCCAGCCTGCTCGGGGCGGTCGCCTGTCTGATCCATGCTGTGTGGGTATTGCCCCGTCAGATTCTGCTGAGTCATCCCAAAGCTTTCTGCCGATTGCGTCGTGATGCCGATGGCTGGCAGTTGTGGAATCAGGCCGATGGCTGGCAGGCGGTGCAGTTGCGTCCGGACAGCCTGGCATTGCCGTTGATTGTGGTGTTGCGCTTTCGATTGCGCGGTGAACGGTGGGTCAGATCGATCTGTGTACCCCGGGATGCGCAGGCGGCGGATTTGCACCGACGCCTGCGGGTGCGGCTCAAGTTCAGCCGGCGTAGGTGGGCGGCACCAGAATAG
- a CDS encoding DegQ family serine endoprotease: MSIPSLKSYLSIITAVLVLGQAVPAVNAAEAASPVNLPDFTQLVEQASPAVVNISTTQKLPDRKVNQQMPDLEGLPPMLREFFERGMPPQPRSPRGDRQREAQSLGSGFIISPDGYILTNNHVIADADEILVRLADRSEMKAKLIGTDPRSDVALLKIEGKDLPVLKLGKSQDLKAGQWVVAIGSPFGFDHTVTQGIVSAVGRSLPNENYVPFIQTDVPINPGNSGGPLFNLNGEVVGINSQIYTRSGGFMGVSFAIPIDVAMDVSNQLKSGGKVSRGWLGVVIQEVNKDLAESFGLEKPAGALVAQIQDDGPAAKGGLQVGDVILSMNGQPIVMSADLPHLVGALKAGAKANLEVIREGKRKNIELTVGAIPDEDKELDALPKSGVETNSNRLGVSVAELSAEQKKTYDLKGGVVIKEVQDGPAALIGLQPGDIITHLNNQAIGSAKEFSEIAKALPKNRSVSMRVLRQGRASFITFKLAE; this comes from the coding sequence ATGTCGATACCAAGTTTGAAGTCTTATCTCTCCATCATCACTGCCGTGCTGGTGCTCGGTCAGGCTGTCCCGGCAGTCAATGCGGCTGAAGCGGCCAGTCCGGTCAATCTGCCGGATTTCACCCAGCTGGTCGAACAGGCCTCGCCTGCGGTGGTGAACATCAGTACCACGCAAAAACTGCCGGATCGCAAAGTGAACCAGCAGATGCCTGATCTGGAAGGCTTGCCGCCGATGCTGCGCGAGTTCTTCGAGCGAGGCATGCCACCGCAGCCGCGTTCGCCGCGCGGTGATCGCCAGCGCGAAGCGCAGTCGCTGGGTTCGGGCTTCATCATCTCGCCTGATGGCTACATCCTGACCAACAATCACGTGATTGCCGATGCTGACGAAATCCTCGTTCGTCTGGCGGATCGCAGTGAAATGAAAGCCAAGCTGATCGGCACCGACCCGCGCTCTGACGTGGCCCTGCTGAAAATCGAAGGCAAGGACCTGCCCGTGTTGAAGCTCGGCAAATCCCAGGATCTGAAAGCCGGTCAGTGGGTCGTAGCGATCGGTTCGCCATTCGGCTTCGACCATACTGTGACCCAAGGCATCGTCAGCGCCGTTGGCCGTAGCTTGCCAAACGAAAACTATGTGCCGTTCATTCAGACTGATGTGCCGATCAATCCGGGTAACTCCGGTGGCCCGCTGTTCAACCTGAACGGTGAAGTGGTGGGGATCAACTCGCAGATCTACACCCGTTCCGGTGGCTTCATGGGCGTTTCGTTCGCCATCCCGATCGACGTTGCCATGGATGTATCGAATCAGCTGAAAAGCGGTGGCAAGGTCAGCCGTGGCTGGCTGGGTGTGGTCATTCAGGAAGTGAACAAGGATCTGGCCGAGTCGTTCGGTCTGGAAAAACCGGCCGGTGCGCTGGTGGCTCAGATCCAGGATGACGGTCCCGCTGCCAAGGGCGGCCTGCAAGTGGGCGACGTGATCCTGAGCATGAACGGCCAACCGATCGTCATGTCTGCTGATCTCCCTCATCTGGTCGGCGCGCTGAAGGCTGGCGCCAAGGCCAATCTGGAAGTGATTCGTGAAGGCAAGCGCAAGAATATCGAGCTGACGGTCGGCGCTATTCCTGACGAAGACAAGGAGCTGGATGCCTTGCCGAAGTCCGGTGTCGAGACCAACAGCAATCGTCTTGGGGTATCGGTCGCTGAACTGAGCGCCGAGCAGAAGAAAACCTATGACCTCAAGGGCGGTGTTGTCATCAAGGAGGTGCAGGACGGTCCTGCAGCCCTGATCGGCCTGCAGCCAGGCGACATCATCACTCACCTGAACAATCAGGCCATTGGTTCTGCCAAGGAGTTCTCCGAGATCGCCAAGGCGCTGCCGAAGAATCGCTCCGTGTCGATGAGGGTTCTGCGTCAGGGTCGTGCCAGCTTCATCACCTTCAAACTGGCTGAATGA
- a CDS encoding sigma-E factor negative regulatory protein produces the protein MSREALQESLSAVMDNEADELELRRVLNALDDVETRETWARYQIARAAMHKDLLLPRLDLAAAVSAALEDEATPAKVSRGPWRSLGRLAVAASVTVAVLAGVRLYNQDEIAGVELAQQSNQPVLATPQVKGPAVLAGYNESSEATGPMANGVLQGQPGWHDQRLPGYLRQHAQQAALKGTESALPYARAASLENR, from the coding sequence ATGAGTCGGGAAGCCCTGCAGGAATCGCTGTCCGCAGTGATGGATAACGAAGCGGACGAACTGGAATTGCGTCGAGTGCTCAACGCACTGGATGATGTTGAAACACGCGAAACCTGGGCTCGTTACCAGATCGCTCGGGCAGCCATGCACAAGGATCTGCTGCTTCCACGCCTGGATCTCGCTGCGGCGGTTTCTGCTGCACTGGAAGACGAAGCCACCCCTGCCAAGGTCTCTCGCGGACCATGGCGCAGCCTTGGACGTCTGGCCGTTGCAGCGTCGGTAACCGTTGCCGTTCTGGCAGGTGTCCGCCTGTACAACCAGGACGAAATCGCAGGTGTTGAACTGGCGCAGCAGTCCAATCAGCCAGTATTGGCTACTCCTCAGGTCAAAGGGCCGGCGGTACTGGCAGGCTACAATGAGAGTTCTGAAGCCACTGGTCCTATGGCCAATGGCGTGCTGCAAGGCCAGCCAGGCTGGCACGATCAGCGTTTGCCGGGTTACCTGCGTCAACATGCTCAGCAAGCTGCGCTGAAAGGTACTGAAAGCGCACTGCCTTATGCACGGGCAGCCAGTCTGGAAAACCGTTAA
- the rpoE gene encoding RNA polymerase sigma factor RpoE has protein sequence MLTQEEDQQLVERVQRGDKRAFDLLVLKYQHKILGLIVRFVHDTHEAQDVAQEAFIKAYRALGNFRGDSAFYTWLYRIAINTAKNYLVSRGRRPPDSDVSSEDAEFYDGDHGLKDLESPERALLRDEIEGTVHRTIQQLPEDLRTALTLREFDGLSYEDIASVMQCPVGTVRSRIFRAREAIDKALQPLLQEN, from the coding sequence ATGCTAACCCAGGAAGAGGATCAGCAGCTGGTCGAGCGCGTTCAGCGTGGCGACAAGCGAGCTTTCGATCTGCTCGTGTTGAAGTATCAGCACAAAATTCTCGGGTTGATCGTGCGTTTCGTGCACGACACCCATGAAGCCCAGGACGTTGCGCAGGAAGCCTTTATCAAGGCGTATCGAGCGCTTGGAAACTTTCGCGGAGACAGTGCCTTTTATACGTGGCTGTACCGTATCGCCATCAACACGGCGAAAAACTATCTGGTTTCACGCGGCCGCCGGCCGCCGGATAGCGATGTCAGCTCCGAAGATGCAGAGTTCTATGACGGCGATCACGGCCTGAAGGATCTCGAATCTCCAGAACGTGCATTGCTGCGGGATGAGATCGAAGGCACCGTCCATCGAACCATTCAGCAACTTCCAGAGGATTTGCGCACGGCTTTAACTTTGCGTGAATTCGATGGTCTGAGTTACGAGGACATCGCGAGCGTCATGCAATGTCCGGTTGGTACCGTGCGCTCCCGGATTTTCCGCGCCCGGGAGGCCATCGATAAAGCCCTGCAGCCGTTGTTGCAGGAAAACTAA